A window of Streptomyces sp. NBC_01241 genomic DNA:
CCGCCGGGGTCCGCAAGGTGGTGCTGCTGTCCTCGCAGGGTGCGGGAACCCGTCCGGAGGCGTACCGGCATCCCCTTCTGTTCGAGACGGCCGTGCGGGAGTCCGGGCTCGACTGGACGGTTCTGCGGTCGGGCGGGATGGACACCAATGTCCTCGCGTGGGCCGAGTCGATCCGTACCAGGCGGGAGGCCGCAGCACCGTTCGGTGACGTCGGTCTGCCCTTCGTCGACCCGGCCGACGTGGCCGCGGTCGCCGCCGCTGTCCTGCACGAGGACGCTCACACGGGTGCCACATACACCCTGACCGGTCCCGCGCCGACCACCCCGCGCGAGCGGGCGACGGCGATCGCGGCCGCGCTGGGCGAACCGGTGCGGTTCACCGAGCAGACCCGCGAGGAGGCCCACACGCTGATGGCGCGGTTCATGCCGCTTCCCGTGGTCGAAGGAACGCTGGCCATCCTTGGCGAACCCACCGAGGAGGAGCAGCGGGCGAGCCCCGACGCCGAGCGCGTCCTGGGCCGGGCGGCGGGCACCTTCGCCGCGTGGGCCGAACGCAATGCCGCGGCCTTCCGCTGAGCACTCCGAACCGCACCGCCGGGCCGGGCAGTCCCAAGTCATCCACGGCGCTGCGAACTCGACTCCACCGAACAGGTCCTGGCCACCGTCGGCCGACTCGACGGCGCGATCG
This region includes:
- a CDS encoding SDR family oxidoreductase, encoding MIVVTGATGNVGRALVQMLTEARVPVTAVARHITDADVPPGVRATAADLAEPAGLQVAFDGAEALFLLVAGDDPHGILEVAKTAGVRKVVLLSSQGAGTRPEAYRHPLLFETAVRESGLDWTVLRSGGMDTNVLAWAESIRTRREAAAPFGDVGLPFVDPADVAAVAAAVLHEDAHTGATYTLTGPAPTTPRERATAIAAALGEPVRFTEQTREEAHTLMARFMPLPVVEGTLAILGEPTEEEQRASPDAERVLGRAAGTFAAWAERNAAAFR